From Vicinamibacterales bacterium, a single genomic window includes:
- a CDS encoding GspE/PulE family protein yields the protein MAAGLRATEDEFRALLVDQLGVISAEAFAAAQGIATRMRVPLEEALAERGRVPLRFILEQLADTWGVEFTELRVSDVKPDALHLVNGEYARSHHLIPFDVVGDKLAVAMADPRNKRQIAELEQLSHRAVVPYLASPDSIDRALLLYRGDLLDLLKRATAENASATTSAESTPIELLTHILEYAAVTAASDVHIEPYEHETLIRFRVDGVLREVISAPPATIGPLAARIKALSGMRIDDRRSPQDGRFEGTAGSMRFDLRVSSLPTQWGEKIVMRVLPKSSATLDLEGLGFSERDLAIVSRNILRPFGMVLVTGPTGCGKSTTLYAVLARLAAERMSMVNISTIEDPVEHSMSRVTQVSVNPLAGIDFAGGLRALLRQDPDIIMVGEIRDRETAEIAVRAALVGRLLISTLHTNDSTTAIPRLIDIGVEPYLLASTLTLVVAQRLVRRICTSCRQSVAPDEALSAAVLRRPEFAASLPALQQRGLVTAAGKNTENLRLFRGGGCGRCGGTGYSGRIVICELFEIDAAIRQLISTRSDASLFRTTAIGHGMRTMFEDGLEKVLLGETTIEELVRVTT from the coding sequence ATGGCGGCCGGCCTGCGCGCCACCGAGGACGAATTCCGAGCGCTGCTGGTCGACCAGCTCGGGGTGATCAGCGCCGAGGCGTTCGCGGCCGCTCAGGGCATTGCCACCCGGATGCGGGTGCCCCTGGAAGAGGCACTCGCCGAGCGGGGCCGCGTACCGCTCCGGTTCATCCTCGAGCAGCTGGCCGACACCTGGGGCGTGGAGTTTACCGAGCTGCGGGTGTCCGACGTCAAACCCGACGCCCTCCACCTCGTGAACGGCGAGTACGCGCGATCCCATCACCTGATCCCCTTCGACGTCGTCGGCGACAAGCTGGCGGTGGCGATGGCCGATCCGCGCAACAAGCGGCAGATCGCCGAGCTGGAACAGCTGAGCCACCGGGCCGTGGTGCCGTATCTCGCGTCGCCCGACAGCATCGATCGGGCACTGCTGCTCTATCGAGGCGACCTGCTCGACCTCCTCAAGCGCGCCACGGCGGAGAATGCGTCGGCGACCACGAGCGCCGAGTCGACGCCGATCGAGCTCTTGACGCACATCCTCGAATACGCCGCGGTCACCGCGGCATCAGATGTCCACATCGAGCCCTACGAGCACGAAACCCTCATCCGCTTCCGTGTCGACGGCGTCCTCCGGGAGGTCATCAGCGCGCCGCCCGCCACGATCGGACCGCTGGCGGCCCGCATCAAGGCCCTGTCCGGGATGCGCATCGACGACCGGCGGTCGCCACAGGACGGCCGCTTCGAAGGGACGGCTGGCTCGATGCGGTTCGACCTGAGAGTGTCGTCGCTGCCGACGCAGTGGGGCGAGAAGATTGTGATGCGCGTGCTCCCCAAGAGCAGCGCGACGCTCGACCTCGAAGGGCTCGGCTTCAGCGAGCGCGACCTGGCCATCGTCTCCCGCAACATCCTGCGGCCGTTCGGCATGGTGCTGGTGACCGGCCCCACCGGATGCGGCAAGAGCACCACGCTGTACGCGGTTCTGGCGCGCCTGGCCGCCGAGCGCATGAGCATGGTCAACATCTCGACGATCGAAGACCCCGTGGAGCATTCGATGTCGCGGGTGACCCAGGTGTCGGTCAACCCGCTGGCCGGCATCGACTTCGCCGGCGGCCTCCGCGCGCTCCTGCGTCAGGATCCCGACATCATCATGGTTGGCGAGATTCGAGACCGCGAGACGGCCGAAATCGCGGTGCGGGCCGCGCTCGTCGGCCGTCTGCTGATTTCGACGCTCCACACCAACGATTCGACGACGGCGATTCCGCGCCTGATTGACATCGGCGTGGAGCCCTACCTGCTCGCCTCCACGTTGACGCTGGTCGTCGCGCAGCGCCTGGTGCGCCGCATCTGCACGAGCTGCCGCCAGAGCGTCGCGCCCGACGAGGCGTTGTCCGCGGCGGTTCTGCGCCGGCCGGAGTTCGCCGCCTCTCTGCCGGCGCTCCAACAACGGGGCCTCGTCACCGCAGCCGGCAAGAATACGGAGAACCTGAGGCTCTTCCGCGGCGGCGGGTGCGGCCGGTGCGGCGGAACCGGGTACAGCGGACGCATTGTCATTTGCGAACTGTTCGAGATCGACGCGGCGATTCGCCAGCTCATCTCCACACGCTCTGACGCTTCGCTGTTCCGCACCACTGCCATCGGCCATGGCATGCGCACGATGTTCGAGGACGGGCTGGAGAAGGTCCTGCTCGGGGAAACGACGATCGAGGAACTGGTGCGCGTCACCACCTGA
- a CDS encoding response regulator translates to MSENVTSTPARRILLVEDDHFLRKAAQTSLTRRGYHVVTAADGEEALRLVRTEKPELILLDLIMPKIQGFEVLRTLKADADTAAIPVIVLSNLGQDHDREATLAAGAIAHLVKANISLVELVAEVDRALAAKA, encoded by the coding sequence GTGAGTGAGAACGTGACGTCCACGCCCGCACGCCGAATCTTGCTCGTGGAAGACGACCACTTTCTTCGGAAAGCGGCCCAGACCTCGCTGACGCGCCGCGGCTATCATGTCGTGACGGCCGCCGACGGCGAGGAGGCGCTGCGGCTGGTCCGCACCGAAAAGCCGGAGCTCATCCTGCTCGATCTCATCATGCCCAAGATCCAGGGCTTCGAAGTGCTGAGGACGCTGAAGGCCGACGCCGACACGGCGGCCATCCCGGTGATTGTCCTCAGCAACCTCGGCCAGGACCACGACCGCGAGGCGACGCTGGCGGCGGGCGCGATCGCCCACCTCGTCAAGGCTAACATTTCCCTGGTGGAGCTCGTGGCCGAGGTCGATCGCGCCCTGGCCGCGAAGGCGTGA
- a CDS encoding ATP-binding protein — translation MKRHLSALVLVAGMLLAGALLAFYLQQDVKSQVIAQFNASQLLIARQAARQIESYLDARTFDIRRLFSLSSMRDLDVKAMPADVQATFGLLKAAYVQDISILDELGRVAYSTTGGATGSPRIGADVQAWAREPVNKGAVRVVVETPGNRGVPATEPGAMGLFLAAPFYREADAAGGSGSGATFAGLLVLTVDLQGLVEGSLGGSPAIGHQPSRIWVMDDGGTLLLQSEHPQMVAQNIRDTSEDCRQCHVSFDYAQNMLATKMGTSEYQIEAQDSRVAAFAPMNFQNASWIVVVNVPRDDITGFMRTTTIKTLALFGVVGTVVGFVILSIYRNSRQEVVIAEKAKHLREKERLVDQLREAGDYLDNLFESANAPIIVWNSERRITRFNRACQRLTGYPAAEAIGQELGLFFPASGREESIAKIVHSAGSEDIESPEIPILRKDGTIRIALWNSAEIRSGDRTAVIATIAQGQDITERKRAEQMKADFVSFVTHQLRTPLSGIRWLLELTGQDQTLSDDTASFIADARAAAERLITLVNDLLAVSRLEGGRLVVRPEPLDLAGLTTEVVDEVTPLIRAKNQQITVPGAAAAPLAYGDRKLVREVIMNLLSNAIKYTPPDGTITVSMQPSGDLVQWAVHDTGIGIPLASQAHLFEKFYRAENASVMNTEGTGLGLYLARLILERSGGRVWCESVEGRGSTFTFVLPAAPAPATAPEATRE, via the coding sequence ATGAAGAGACACCTCTCCGCGCTGGTCCTGGTAGCCGGCATGCTGCTGGCCGGTGCGCTCCTCGCCTTTTACCTGCAACAGGACGTCAAGTCACAGGTCATCGCGCAGTTCAACGCGTCTCAACTCCTGATCGCCCGGCAGGCCGCCCGGCAAATCGAGTCGTATCTCGATGCCCGCACCTTCGACATTCGCCGCCTTTTCTCGCTCTCGTCAATGCGCGACCTCGACGTCAAGGCGATGCCCGCCGACGTCCAGGCAACCTTTGGCCTCTTGAAGGCGGCGTATGTCCAGGACATCTCCATCCTCGATGAACTGGGGAGGGTCGCCTATTCCACAACCGGCGGCGCCACGGGGTCGCCCCGGATTGGCGCCGACGTTCAGGCCTGGGCCAGGGAGCCGGTCAACAAGGGAGCGGTCCGGGTCGTTGTCGAGACGCCAGGCAACCGCGGCGTGCCGGCAACGGAGCCGGGAGCGATGGGGCTATTCCTCGCGGCTCCCTTCTATCGGGAAGCTGACGCCGCCGGTGGGTCGGGATCCGGCGCGACCTTCGCCGGGTTACTGGTGCTGACGGTCGACTTGCAGGGACTCGTCGAGGGCTCACTCGGGGGCTCACCTGCGATCGGCCATCAACCGTCGCGCATCTGGGTAATGGATGACGGCGGAACGCTGCTCCTGCAATCCGAGCATCCGCAGATGGTGGCGCAAAACATCCGCGACACGAGCGAGGACTGCCGCCAGTGCCATGTCTCCTTCGACTATGCGCAGAACATGCTGGCGACGAAGATGGGCACCTCGGAATATCAGATCGAAGCGCAAGACAGCCGGGTCGCGGCCTTTGCGCCGATGAACTTTCAGAACGCTTCGTGGATTGTCGTGGTGAACGTCCCACGGGACGACATCACGGGGTTCATGCGGACCACCACGATCAAGACCCTGGCGCTATTTGGTGTCGTCGGCACGGTGGTCGGCTTCGTGATTCTCTCGATCTACCGGAACTCGCGGCAGGAAGTCGTCATCGCGGAGAAGGCGAAACACCTCCGGGAAAAGGAGAGGCTGGTCGACCAGTTGCGGGAGGCGGGAGACTACCTCGATAACCTGTTCGAGTCCGCCAACGCGCCGATCATCGTGTGGAATTCGGAACGCCGGATCACCAGGTTCAACCGCGCCTGCCAGCGGCTGACGGGCTACCCGGCCGCCGAGGCCATCGGCCAGGAGCTGGGACTGTTCTTTCCCGCCAGCGGCCGGGAAGAATCGATCGCCAAGATCGTGCACTCGGCGGGCAGCGAGGACATTGAATCCCCGGAGATTCCGATTCTGCGAAAGGACGGGACGATCCGGATTGCGCTCTGGAACTCGGCCGAGATCCGCAGCGGGGACCGAACCGCCGTCATCGCCACCATCGCTCAGGGCCAGGACATCACCGAGCGCAAGCGGGCGGAGCAGATGAAGGCCGACTTTGTCTCCTTCGTGACCCACCAGCTCCGCACGCCGCTTTCCGGCATCCGGTGGCTGCTCGAGTTGACGGGACAGGACCAGACGTTGTCGGATGACACGGCCTCGTTCATCGCCGACGCGCGCGCGGCGGCCGAACGCCTCATCACGCTCGTCAACGACCTGCTGGCCGTCTCACGCCTCGAGGGCGGACGGCTCGTGGTGCGCCCCGAACCCCTGGATCTGGCCGGCCTGACGACGGAGGTGGTCGACGAGGTGACCCCCCTCATCCGCGCGAAGAACCAGCAGATCACCGTGCCCGGCGCCGCCGCGGCGCCCCTCGCCTACGGCGACCGGAAGCTGGTGCGCGAGGTGATCATGAACCTGTTGTCGAACGCCATCAAGTACACGCCGCCCGATGGGACGATCACCGTGTCGATGCAACCGAGCGGCGACCTGGTGCAGTGGGCGGTGCACGACACCGGCATCGGCATCCCGCTCGCATCGCAGGCTCACCTGTTCGAGAAGTTCTATCGCGCCGAAAACGCCTCGGTCATGAACACCGAAGGAACCGGTCTCGGGCTCTACCTCGCGCGGCTTATCCTCGAACGATCGGGCGGCCGCGTCTGGTGCGAGTCGGTGGAAGGCCGGGGCTCCACCTTCACCTTTGTGCTGCCGGCCGCGCCGGCGCCCGCCACTGCCCCGGAGGCTACCCGTGAGTGA
- a CDS encoding PQQ-binding-like beta-propeller repeat protein, which translates to MNRRDFLLTCGALTIAPRVLRAQAPAISPADRWVQFRGSPSLTGVSSTTIAPAPKLAWAWEGGEAFDSSAAIVDGVVYVGTATGELIAVGLADGKLRWRYKAGEAIGESSPTVAGGRVFIGDLIGVVHAVNIADGKPLWTFKTQSEIKSSPVVAGELLLMGSYDGKLYGLDAATGKQVWVYGTENYVHGTPCIVNGVAHFAGCDEIFHAVDVKTGKERVSTSATAYTGASVAMVNGVAYFGTFDNQVLALDLASRKVLWRYEHPDRKFPFYSSAAVVDGTVVLGGRDRMVHALDAKTGKARWTHMTRARIDSSPAIAAGRVYVGSNDGRLYALDLASGKVAWEHDEGAALSASPALAAGRIVIGSTEGRLLCFA; encoded by the coding sequence GTGAATCGCCGCGATTTCTTGCTCACCTGCGGGGCGCTGACCATAGCGCCCCGTGTACTGCGGGCCCAGGCGCCCGCTATCTCTCCTGCGGATCGCTGGGTCCAGTTCCGCGGTTCCCCCTCACTCACCGGCGTCTCGTCCACGACCATCGCCCCGGCCCCGAAACTGGCGTGGGCGTGGGAGGGCGGGGAAGCGTTCGATTCGTCGGCGGCCATCGTCGACGGCGTGGTCTACGTCGGGACGGCGACCGGCGAGCTGATTGCGGTGGGGCTGGCCGACGGCAAGCTGCGCTGGCGGTACAAGGCCGGCGAGGCCATCGGCGAATCGTCGCCGACGGTGGCGGGCGGCCGCGTCTTCATCGGTGACCTGATTGGCGTGGTCCACGCGGTGAACATCGCCGACGGCAAGCCCCTGTGGACGTTCAAGACCCAATCCGAGATCAAGTCGTCGCCGGTCGTCGCCGGCGAGCTGTTGTTGATGGGATCGTACGACGGCAAGCTGTACGGCCTCGACGCCGCCACCGGCAAGCAGGTCTGGGTGTATGGCACGGAGAACTACGTCCACGGCACGCCGTGCATCGTCAACGGCGTGGCGCATTTTGCCGGCTGTGACGAGATCTTCCATGCGGTCGACGTGAAGACCGGCAAGGAACGAGTGTCGACCTCCGCCACGGCGTACACCGGCGCGTCGGTGGCCATGGTCAATGGCGTGGCCTACTTCGGCACGTTCGACAACCAGGTGCTCGCGCTCGACCTCGCGTCTCGCAAGGTGCTGTGGCGGTACGAGCATCCCGATCGCAAGTTTCCCTTTTATTCATCCGCCGCGGTCGTGGATGGCACGGTGGTCCTCGGCGGCCGGGACCGCATGGTGCACGCGCTGGACGCGAAAACGGGGAAGGCCCGCTGGACCCACATGACCCGCGCCCGCATCGACTCGTCGCCGGCGATCGCCGCCGGCCGCGTCTACGTCGGCTCGAACGACGGCCGGTTGTACGCGCTCGATCTGGCCAGCGGCAAGGTCGCATGGGAACACGATGAAGGCGCTGCCCTCAGTGCGTCACCCGCCCTTGCTGCCGGCCGCATCGTAATCGGGTCTACCGAAGGCCGCCTGCTCTGTTTCGCGTAG
- a CDS encoding PQQ-binding-like beta-propeller repeat protein, producing MMKRASLVLVFLVATGAGLSADWPMWGGTPSRNMVSPMTGLPTTWDIKTGKNVKWVAELGSQSYGNPTVGGGVVMIGTNNEAMKDPKQPGDRGVLMAFREATGEFMWQATFEKLSSGRANDWPFQGIASSALIVGGIGYFTSNRGQIVAVDLQGFHDNDNDGPFTDEKLTGKNDPDIIWIFDMMEEVGAFPHNLSNCSPVPDGDLLFCGTSNGQDESHVNIPSPKAPSLIAVDRTTGKLAWEDNSVGDRILHGQWSTPSVGDIGGVRQVVHAQGDGWVRGYEAQTGKKLWEFDTNPKDSVWPKTRNEVISTPVIYDNVVYISNGQDPEHGEGVGHAYAIDGTKRGDITTSGRLWHFDKIRRSISTAAIKDGLIYLADFSGFLHCLDLKTGKPYWTHDMFAAIWGSPMLIGDKIYLGDEDGDVAVVEHGKTFKLVSEQNMGSSVYATPVPANGTLFVMNRNQLYALAEGAQLKK from the coding sequence ATGATGAAACGCGCGTCGCTCGTCCTCGTGTTCCTCGTTGCCACCGGCGCCGGCCTGTCCGCGGACTGGCCGATGTGGGGCGGCACGCCCAGCCGTAACATGGTGTCGCCGATGACCGGCCTGCCCACGACCTGGGACATCAAGACCGGCAAGAACGTGAAGTGGGTCGCCGAGCTCGGCTCGCAGTCGTACGGCAACCCCACCGTCGGCGGCGGCGTCGTCATGATCGGCACCAACAACGAGGCGATGAAGGACCCGAAGCAGCCCGGTGACCGCGGCGTGCTGATGGCGTTCCGCGAAGCCACCGGCGAGTTCATGTGGCAGGCGACCTTCGAGAAGCTGTCGTCGGGCCGCGCCAACGACTGGCCCTTCCAGGGCATTGCCAGCTCCGCGCTGATCGTCGGCGGCATCGGCTATTTCACCTCGAACCGGGGCCAGATCGTGGCCGTTGATCTGCAGGGCTTCCACGACAACGACAACGACGGTCCCTTCACGGACGAGAAGCTCACCGGCAAGAACGACCCCGACATCATCTGGATCTTCGACATGATGGAGGAGGTCGGCGCCTTCCCGCACAACCTGTCCAACTGCTCGCCGGTGCCCGACGGCGACCTCCTGTTCTGCGGCACCTCGAACGGGCAGGACGAAAGCCACGTCAACATCCCGTCGCCGAAGGCGCCGTCGCTGATTGCCGTTGATCGCACCACCGGCAAGCTGGCGTGGGAAGACAACTCGGTCGGCGATCGCATCCTGCACGGCCAGTGGTCCACCCCCTCGGTCGGCGACATCGGTGGCGTCCGCCAGGTGGTGCACGCGCAGGGCGACGGCTGGGTGCGCGGCTACGAGGCGCAAACCGGCAAGAAGCTCTGGGAGTTCGACACCAATCCGAAGGATTCGGTGTGGCCGAAGACCCGCAACGAAGTGATCAGCACGCCGGTCATCTACGACAACGTCGTCTACATCTCGAACGGCCAGGATCCGGAACACGGCGAAGGCGTCGGCCACGCCTATGCCATCGACGGCACCAAGCGCGGCGACATTACGACGTCGGGCCGGCTGTGGCACTTCGACAAGATCCGCCGTTCGATCTCGACCGCGGCGATTAAGGACGGACTGATCTACCTCGCCGACTTCAGCGGCTTCCTGCACTGCCTCGACCTGAAGACCGGCAAGCCGTATTGGACGCACGACATGTTCGCGGCGATCTGGGGTTCGCCGATGCTGATCGGCGACAAGATCTACCTCGGCGACGAAGACGGCGACGTCGCGGTCGTCGAGCACGGCAAGACGTTCAAGCTGGTGTCGGAGCAGAACATGGGGAGCTCGGTCTACGCCACCCCGGTGCCCGCCAACGGCACGCTGTTCGTCATGAACCGCAACCAGCTCTACGCGCTGGCTGAAGGCGCGCAGCTCAAGAAGTAG
- a CDS encoding PQQ-binding-like beta-propeller repeat protein has translation MIQSVLRRVAMVAALVAGTIAVTGAADWPEWRGPSRDGHSVETNLPAKWSPAGDNLAWRIPIGSRSSPVVFGNRIYLNTPTGDPANTQERLVALDAETGKIVWERRFSLYLSDVPQHRTSWASPAVDPETGNIYVFTVAAQLVCVAPDGKVLWDRSLPDEYGAVTTHGGRTTSPIVEGDKVILNALILAWGDLNRTGNRYFAFDKKTGQTVWIASPQTRHYDTNYSTPTVATIDGTRAIIVGGTDGGYHALKLNTGERLWSIEVSKRAILNSPLFRDNVAYVTHGEENMDTTEMGMIAAVDATKTGVLTPEAFKWRTRGFLPSYASPVADAERLYTMDNSAIVGAFDLKTGARLWEKTLGTLQKGSPLLADGKLYVGTENGKFYILRPGATGVEVLDEDLLGTAQAPEPIVASPIVADGRIYVTSMDALYAIGKRVPRRASGASRAAGASGASGAAPAVVQVFPYESLLSPGQTVNLKARLFDAKGNFIREEPAAQWTVEQLSGAVDAKGTYTAAASGSTAGVVKATVGTLSGTARVRVIQPLPWAWDFETATAEAPPSWWTGAPGKVFQRTVEGAGKVLVRPRDETVGRRAKVFFGAPTLAGYTVEADVRGREQRRQRGDVGLINERYGLVLFGNGQKIELHPWQAADEMTVRVPFAWDADKWYRMKLRVDHLADGTARVRGKVWPAADAEPAAWTVEKIDRIPHHMGSPGIYADGISDVYFDNLKVYKSQ, from the coding sequence TTGATTCAGTCAGTTCTGCGGCGGGTCGCGATGGTGGCCGCGCTCGTGGCCGGCACGATTGCGGTGACCGGCGCCGCCGACTGGCCGGAATGGCGCGGGCCCTCGCGCGATGGCCACTCGGTCGAGACGAACCTGCCGGCGAAGTGGTCCCCGGCCGGCGACAACCTGGCGTGGCGCATCCCGATTGGCAGCCGCTCGTCACCGGTCGTCTTCGGCAATCGGATCTACCTCAATACCCCGACCGGCGACCCCGCCAACACGCAGGAGCGGCTGGTCGCGCTCGATGCGGAAACCGGGAAGATCGTGTGGGAGCGCCGGTTCAGCCTGTACTTGAGCGACGTGCCGCAGCATCGCACGTCGTGGGCGTCGCCGGCCGTGGATCCGGAAACCGGCAACATCTACGTGTTCACGGTCGCCGCGCAGCTGGTGTGCGTGGCGCCGGACGGGAAGGTCCTGTGGGATCGGTCGCTGCCGGATGAATACGGCGCCGTCACCACGCACGGTGGCCGCACCACCTCGCCCATCGTCGAGGGCGACAAAGTCATCCTGAACGCGCTGATCCTGGCCTGGGGCGATCTCAATCGCACCGGCAACCGCTACTTCGCGTTCGACAAGAAGACGGGCCAGACGGTGTGGATCGCGTCGCCGCAGACGCGCCACTACGACACCAACTACTCGACGCCGACCGTCGCCACCATCGACGGCACGCGCGCGATCATCGTCGGCGGCACCGACGGCGGCTACCATGCGTTGAAGCTCAATACCGGCGAGCGCCTGTGGTCGATCGAGGTTAGCAAGCGCGCCATCCTCAACAGCCCACTCTTCCGCGACAACGTGGCCTACGTCACCCACGGCGAAGAGAACATGGACACGACCGAGATGGGGATGATTGCGGCGGTCGATGCGACGAAGACCGGCGTGCTCACGCCCGAGGCGTTCAAGTGGCGGACCCGCGGCTTCCTCCCGAGCTATGCCTCGCCGGTGGCCGACGCCGAGCGCCTCTACACCATGGACAACAGCGCCATTGTCGGCGCGTTCGACCTCAAGACCGGCGCGCGGTTGTGGGAGAAGACGCTGGGCACGCTGCAGAAGGGCTCACCGCTCCTGGCCGACGGCAAGCTCTATGTCGGCACTGAGAATGGCAAGTTCTACATCCTGCGTCCCGGCGCCACCGGGGTCGAGGTGCTGGACGAGGACCTGCTCGGTACGGCGCAGGCCCCGGAACCGATCGTGGCCTCGCCGATCGTGGCGGATGGCCGCATCTACGTGACGAGCATGGACGCGCTGTATGCCATCGGCAAGCGGGTCCCGAGACGCGCATCGGGTGCATCGCGGGCGGCAGGTGCGTCAGGTGCATCAGGTGCGGCACCGGCCGTGGTTCAGGTGTTCCCGTACGAATCACTGCTGTCACCCGGGCAGACCGTGAACCTCAAGGCCCGGCTGTTCGACGCCAAAGGCAACTTCATTCGCGAGGAGCCGGCGGCGCAGTGGACCGTCGAGCAGTTAAGCGGCGCGGTGGACGCGAAGGGCACCTACACCGCCGCGGCGTCCGGCTCGACGGCCGGGGTCGTCAAGGCGACGGTGGGGACGCTGAGCGGCACGGCCCGCGTCCGCGTGATCCAACCGCTGCCTTGGGCCTGGGATTTCGAGACGGCCACGGCGGAAGCGCCGCCGTCATGGTGGACCGGCGCGCCCGGCAAGGTCTTTCAGCGCACGGTCGAGGGCGCCGGCAAGGTGCTGGTCCGTCCCCGTGATGAAACCGTCGGGCGCCGCGCCAAGGTGTTCTTCGGCGCGCCCACGCTGGCGGGCTACACTGTGGAAGCCGACGTGCGCGGCCGCGAGCAGCGGCGGCAGCGCGGGGACGTGGGCCTGATCAACGAACGCTATGGCCTGGTGCTGTTCGGGAACGGCCAGAAGATCGAGTTGCACCCGTGGCAGGCGGCGGACGAAATGACGGTGCGAGTGCCGTTCGCGTGGGACGCCGACAAGTGGTACCGCATGAAGCTGCGCGTCGATCACCTGGCCGACGGCACGGCCCGCGTCCGCGGCAAGGTGTGGCCGGCGGCGGATGCCGAGCCGGCGGCTTGGACGGTCGAGAAGATCGACAGGATTCCGCACCACATGGGCAGCCCCGGCATCTACGCCGACGGCATTTCCGATGTCTATTTCGACAATCTCAAGGTCTATAAGAGCCAATGA
- a CDS encoding SdrD B-like domain-containing protein: MRNHKLISGSGLILAFCVSVAAEQGGVVRREEPPPSSREIERSAVNFAAQWRPDGLNGNTRVIGTVIDIRQVPVASVRVQLRNLNTGAVEQEVESNAEGEYQFAIEESGTYVVEMVMVDGYIVALSNAGSLARFETLQTVVQLPGRWDFATRAMVMEQNMANFFGMSAETTMTATTIQIAVAQDIRPADPGTPVSP, from the coding sequence GTGCGAAACCACAAATTGATCAGTGGCTCCGGCCTGATCCTGGCGTTCTGCGTCAGTGTGGCTGCTGAACAGGGGGGCGTGGTGCGCCGGGAAGAACCGCCGCCATCGAGTCGTGAAATCGAGCGGTCCGCGGTGAACTTCGCGGCGCAATGGCGCCCGGACGGCCTCAACGGCAACACCCGGGTCATCGGCACGGTGATCGACATCCGGCAGGTTCCGGTGGCCAGTGTGCGTGTCCAGTTGCGCAACCTGAACACCGGCGCCGTCGAACAGGAAGTCGAATCGAATGCCGAGGGCGAATACCAGTTCGCCATCGAGGAGTCCGGGACCTACGTCGTCGAAATGGTCATGGTGGACGGCTATATCGTGGCCTTGAGCAACGCCGGTTCGCTGGCCCGCTTCGAAACGCTCCAGACCGTGGTGCAGTTGCCCGGCCGCTGGGATTTCGCGACCCGCGCCATGGTCATGGAACAGAACATGGCGAACTTCTTCGGCATGAGCGCCGAGACGACGATGACGGCGACGACGATCCAGATTGCGGTCGCCCAAGACATCAGGCCAGCCGACCCCGGCACGCCCGTTTCTCCATAG